The proteins below come from a single Synechococcus sp. WH 8101 genomic window:
- a CDS encoding LD-carboxypeptidase has protein sequence MRRRTFLSSTVLSSSAWALLGSALPAWVRGRSLPSPLPPPSPLRPGSRLRALNLGTWIAPDTDFTPLQNRCAAQGWHLEIPVSVRRQWQWFAGTDAQRCAALEEAWRDPSLDGLIVVGAGWGGARVLEAGFQFPRRSLWTLGFSDTSSLLLAQWAAGSRGAIHGSSGGSEAQWQRTVELLSGREVAPLTGRAVRPGRATGPLVVTNLTVATHLIGTPWWPSLEGAILVLEDVGEAPYRVDRMLTQWRSAGVLRGVAGIGTGRFSWAEDDILPGDFSMAAILEERLGDLGVPLVMDLPVGHGQPNLALPLGQMALLDGRSGSLALR, from the coding sequence ATGCGGCGTCGCACGTTTCTGAGCAGCACCGTTCTGAGCAGCAGTGCTTGGGCCCTGCTCGGTTCGGCGCTTCCCGCTTGGGTGCGGGGTCGCTCCTTGCCGTCACCGCTACCCCCACCCTCACCGCTGCGTCCTGGGTCGCGCTTGCGAGCGCTCAATCTGGGCACCTGGATCGCCCCCGACACCGACTTCACGCCGTTGCAGAACCGCTGCGCGGCGCAGGGTTGGCACCTGGAGATTCCGGTATCGGTGCGGCGTCAATGGCAGTGGTTCGCCGGTACGGATGCCCAGCGTTGTGCAGCCCTGGAGGAGGCCTGGCGCGATCCAAGCCTTGATGGCCTGATCGTGGTGGGGGCCGGTTGGGGTGGTGCTCGGGTTCTTGAAGCTGGCTTCCAGTTTCCTCGTCGTTCCCTCTGGACCCTGGGCTTTTCCGACACCAGCTCTCTTTTGCTGGCGCAGTGGGCCGCAGGCTCCCGCGGCGCGATTCATGGCTCCAGCGGTGGCAGCGAAGCCCAGTGGCAACGAACGGTGGAGTTGCTGAGCGGCCGCGAGGTGGCGCCACTCACGGGTCGGGCTGTTCGGCCCGGTCGGGCCACCGGTCCCCTGGTCGTGACCAACCTCACGGTGGCGACCCATCTGATCGGCACACCGTGGTGGCCTTCACTCGAGGGGGCGATTCTTGTGCTGGAGGATGTGGGGGAAGCGCCCTATCGGGTCGATCGCATGCTGACCCAATGGCGCAGCGCCGGGGTGTTGCGGGGTGTCGCCGGGATCGGCACCGGCCGCTTCAGCTGGGCGGAAGATGACATCCTCCCCGGCGATTTCTCGATGGCGGCGATCCTCGAGGAGCGCCTGGGCGATTTGGGAGTTCCGCTGGTGATGGATCTGCCGGTGGGTCACGGCCAGCCGAACCTGGCCTTACCACTGGGCCAGATGGCGCTCCTGGATGGCCGCAGCGGGTCCCTGGCACTGCGCTGA
- the fba gene encoding class II fructose-bisphosphate aldolase (catalyzes the reversible aldol condensation of dihydroxyacetonephosphate and glyceraldehyde 3-phosphate in the Calvin cycle, glycolysis, and/or gluconeogenesis) has translation MALVPLRLLLDHAAENGYGIPAFNVNNLEQVQAIMEAAAETDSPVILQASRGARSYAGEIFLRHLILAATETYPNIPVVMHQDHGNAPSTCYSAAINGFTSVMMDGSLEADAKTPASYDYNVAVTKEVVDFAHSVGVSVEGELGCLGSLETGKGEAEDGHGFEGELSKDMLLTDPAEAADFVAKTKVDALAIAIGTSHGAYKFTRKPTGEVLAISRIAEIHKAIPNTHLVMHGSSSVPQEWLDMINKFGGQIPETYGVPVEEIQEGIRNGVRKVNIDTDNRLAFTAAVREAAFADPANFDPRHFNKPARKYMKQVCLDRYQQFWCAGQASKIKQQSINYYADLYAKGQLDPKTAVAA, from the coding sequence ATGGCGCTCGTTCCGCTTCGGCTTCTGCTCGACCATGCCGCTGAGAACGGCTACGGCATTCCTGCGTTCAACGTGAACAACCTGGAGCAGGTGCAGGCGATCATGGAAGCCGCTGCCGAAACCGACAGCCCCGTGATCCTGCAGGCCTCCCGCGGCGCCCGCAGCTACGCCGGTGAGATCTTCCTGCGCCACTTGATCCTGGCCGCCACCGAGACCTATCCGAACATCCCGGTGGTGATGCACCAGGACCATGGCAACGCCCCTTCCACCTGCTACTCCGCTGCCATCAACGGTTTCACCTCCGTGATGATGGATGGTTCTCTGGAAGCCGATGCCAAGACCCCGGCCAGCTACGACTACAACGTGGCGGTCACCAAGGAAGTGGTGGATTTCGCCCATTCTGTGGGTGTGAGCGTCGAGGGCGAACTGGGTTGCCTCGGTTCCCTGGAAACCGGCAAGGGTGAAGCCGAGGACGGCCACGGTTTCGAAGGCGAACTGTCGAAGGACATGCTCCTCACCGATCCGGCCGAGGCTGCTGATTTCGTTGCCAAGACCAAGGTGGATGCCCTGGCGATCGCCATCGGCACCAGCCATGGCGCCTACAAGTTCACCCGCAAACCCACCGGTGAAGTGCTGGCGATCAGCCGCATCGCTGAGATCCACAAAGCCATCCCCAACACCCACCTGGTGATGCACGGCTCTTCCTCCGTGCCTCAGGAGTGGCTCGACATGATCAACAAGTTCGGCGGTCAGATCCCCGAGACCTACGGCGTCCCCGTCGAAGAGATCCAGGAGGGCATCCGCAACGGTGTGCGCAAGGTGAACATCGACACCGACAATCGCCTTGCCTTCACCGCCGCTGTGCGTGAGGCGGCCTTCGCCGATCCCGCCAATTTTGATCCCCGTCACTTCAACAAGCCGGCCCGCAAGTACATGAAGCAGGTCTGCCTCGATCGTTACCAGCAGTTCTGGTGCGCCGGCCAGGCCAGCAAGATCAAGCAGCAGAGCATCAACTACTACGCCGATCTCTACGCCAAAGGCCAGCTCGATCCCAAAACCGCTGTGGCCGCCTGA
- a CDS encoding pentapeptide repeat-containing protein: protein MTLPLPRMRVFRRFTTLAISLAACVLAIGLWLPAAPALAITAPELRGQRAVQEIVPDMHGMDLKEKEFLKADLQGVDLSGSDLRGAVINTSSLQGADLQGADLSDVVAFASRFDGADLRNAVFTNAMLMQSRFGDAQIEGADFTDAVIDLPQLKALCARAAGENSRTGVITRDSLGCR from the coding sequence ATGACGCTTCCTCTGCCGCGCATGCGTGTTTTCCGCCGCTTTACCACCCTGGCGATCAGCTTGGCTGCCTGCGTTCTTGCAATCGGGCTCTGGCTCCCCGCTGCACCGGCCCTGGCCATCACGGCTCCCGAATTGCGCGGGCAACGGGCTGTTCAGGAGATCGTTCCCGACATGCACGGGATGGATCTCAAGGAAAAGGAGTTTCTGAAGGCGGATCTGCAAGGGGTTGATCTGTCGGGGAGTGATCTTCGCGGGGCTGTGATCAACACCTCCTCTCTGCAGGGTGCCGATCTCCAGGGTGCTGATCTTTCGGATGTGGTGGCCTTTGCCAGTCGTTTTGATGGTGCCGATCTGCGCAATGCCGTGTTCACCAACGCCATGCTGATGCAGAGCCGCTTCGGCGATGCCCAGATTGAAGGTGCTGATTTCACGGATGCCGTGATTGATCTGCCACAGCTGAAGGCCCTCTGTGCCCGCGCCGCTGGAGAGAACAGCCGCACTGGTGTGATCACCCGCGACAGTCTGGGTTGCCGCTGA
- a CDS encoding uracil phosphoribosyltransferase, which produces MANTLRVVVPPHPLIAHWLTVLRHGDTPAALYGTGMEEMGRWLTYEAVRDWLPHRAETVTTPVATTEGRVIETGVPLLAIPVLPGGLSLWQGARQVLPNADLCLSGIPDQVEAQAGLVLFLDQIADGSTLLALLEQLQARGVEDARRLRVITAVAASPGLKRIGERMPELTIHTACIDEALDAEGRITPGIGDPVQRQQIRSASHSAGST; this is translated from the coding sequence ATGGCCAACACTCTGCGGGTGGTGGTTCCCCCCCATCCCCTGATCGCCCACTGGCTGACCGTGCTCAGGCATGGCGACACACCGGCGGCTCTCTATGGCACCGGCATGGAGGAGATGGGCCGCTGGCTCACCTATGAAGCGGTGCGCGACTGGCTGCCCCACCGCGCCGAAACGGTCACCACCCCGGTGGCGACGACGGAGGGACGGGTCATTGAAACGGGCGTCCCCCTGTTGGCGATCCCCGTGCTCCCGGGGGGCTTGTCCCTTTGGCAAGGGGCCCGTCAGGTTCTTCCCAATGCGGATCTGTGCCTCTCGGGCATCCCCGACCAGGTAGAAGCGCAGGCGGGCCTGGTGCTGTTTCTCGATCAAATCGCCGACGGCAGCACCCTGTTGGCCCTGTTGGAGCAGCTTCAGGCCCGAGGCGTCGAGGATGCCCGGCGCCTCCGGGTGATCACGGCTGTCGCGGCGAGCCCCGGCTTGAAACGGATCGGTGAGCGCATGCCCGAGCTCACGATTCACACGGCCTGCATCGATGAGGCACTCGACGCTGAGGGACGCATCACGCCGGGCATCGGCGATCCAGTGCAGCGCCAGCAGATTCGATCGGCGAGCCACTCGGCCGGATCGACCTAA
- the purS gene encoding phosphoribosylformylglycinamidine synthase subunit PurS — protein sequence MPRFQARVLVNLRPSVLDPAGEATRAAAVRLGVDGVSKLRIGKAVELELEAPDEQEARRRLELLSDRLLANPVIENWSLELQQS from the coding sequence GTGCCGCGTTTTCAAGCCCGCGTCTTGGTGAACCTGCGTCCCTCCGTGCTCGATCCGGCTGGAGAGGCCACCCGTGCCGCAGCGGTCCGCCTCGGAGTCGACGGGGTGAGCAAGCTGCGAATCGGCAAAGCGGTGGAGCTGGAGCTGGAGGCGCCCGATGAGCAGGAGGCCCGGCGGCGACTGGAGCTGCTCAGCGATCGGCTGTTGGCCAATCCCGTGATCGAAAACTGGAGCCTGGAGCTGCAGCAGTCATGA
- a CDS encoding L,D-transpeptidase — MPLSRLTTALLLTVGLSSGVARADTSPEQWLALLQERQESVLVLERTDRSLQPTGDPIWDLRLEIPGQPPRHYPALSGRANRQQANRDQMGSRAPLPRGHYTLGAVEPLADGAYPELGPVWISIEPTFPTGRRVLGIHQDPSAGLNGNSGTLGCIGLIHRKDLLELSALIQRSGTRQLVVRH; from the coding sequence ATGCCGCTATCCCGGCTCACCACTGCCCTGCTGCTGACCGTTGGGCTGAGCTCCGGTGTCGCCAGGGCCGACACCAGCCCGGAGCAGTGGCTGGCCCTGCTTCAGGAGCGCCAGGAATCGGTGCTGGTGTTGGAGCGCACCGATCGCTCCCTCCAGCCCACCGGCGATCCGATCTGGGATCTGCGCCTTGAGATCCCCGGCCAACCGCCACGCCATTACCCGGCCCTCAGCGGCCGTGCCAATCGCCAACAGGCCAACCGGGACCAGATGGGCAGCCGGGCCCCCCTCCCCCGGGGCCATTACACCCTCGGCGCCGTGGAGCCCCTCGCCGACGGCGCCTATCCGGAGCTGGGTCCGGTCTGGATCAGCATTGAGCCCACCTTCCCCACCGGTCGACGCGTGCTCGGCATCCATCAGGATCCCAGCGCCGGTCTGAATGGCAACAGCGGTACCCTCGGCTGCATCGGCCTCATTCACCGCAAGGACCTGCTGGAACTGTCTGCGCTGATTCAACGCAGCGGCACCCGTCAGCTCGTAGTGCGCCACTGA
- the purQ gene encoding phosphoribosylformylglycinamidine synthase subunit PurQ, which yields MSIGVVIFPGSNCDRDVRWATEGCLGLPTRFLWHEDQDLSGLDAVVLPGGFSYGDYLRCGAIARFAPVLQALVDFAAKGGRVLGICNGFQVLTELGLLPGALTRNQNLHFICEDAALSVASSRTPWLRDQSVGSEIVLPIAHGEGRYQCSEDTLKQLQDDDAIALRYCNNPNGSIADIAGITNASGTVLGLMPHPERACDPQIGGVDGQGLLRALIA from the coding sequence ATGAGCATCGGGGTGGTCATTTTTCCCGGCTCCAACTGTGACCGGGACGTGCGTTGGGCCACTGAGGGCTGCCTCGGCTTGCCCACCCGTTTCCTCTGGCATGAGGACCAAGACCTGAGCGGCTTGGATGCGGTGGTGTTGCCGGGCGGATTCAGCTACGGCGATTACCTGCGTTGCGGTGCCATTGCCCGCTTTGCTCCCGTGCTTCAGGCTCTGGTCGACTTCGCCGCCAAAGGCGGGCGGGTGCTGGGCATCTGCAATGGGTTTCAGGTGCTGACGGAGCTGGGCCTGCTGCCCGGTGCTCTGACCCGCAACCAGAACCTCCATTTCATTTGTGAAGACGCTGCGCTGTCTGTGGCCAGCTCTCGCACGCCCTGGTTGCGGGATCAGAGCGTCGGCAGTGAAATCGTGCTGCCCATCGCCCACGGTGAGGGGCGCTATCAGTGCAGCGAGGACACGCTCAAGCAGCTGCAGGACGACGATGCCATTGCTCTGCGCTACTGCAACAATCCCAACGGCTCGATCGCGGATATCGCCGGGATCACCAATGCCAGCGGCACTGTGCTCGGCTTGATGCCCCACCCGGAACGTGCCTGCGATCCCCAGATCGGCGGAGTCGATGGTCAGGGCCTCCTGCGCGCTCTGATCGCCTGA
- a CDS encoding MFS transporter, with translation MSPIPTLPLLTAPLDVAAAPAPLRRRVLLAYGIGDAGTGMAAALVGFYLFVFYTAVAGLPPWLAGTVLMVVRLWDVFSDQLIGWLGDRTRSRMGPRIPWMLASALPLGISMALMWWVPPFPDPWRFLWFVLIASLFQASYSGVNLPYSALATELSTDVNLRTRLNSARFTGSVLASLVGLLLGAALSHKGAAGYWSIGLAAGAILIVGSLLSAFGLAPAAARCQRPSQEHRPLLPQLRSLSHNGFFLRVVSLYLLVWGALQLMQPVAIIFLSDGLHLPHSWSTSLLIPFQISAMVGIWIWNQVAAQRSRLLALQIGGSAWVILCLITMLLPALPQGQTPLAPANRTDLALLLVSLVGLGISAATAYLLPWAFLPDAVDAETEHPAGLITAFMVQIQKLGSALSVFALGLLLSWSGYNPALNDNQPASALVMIRLCMGLIPALLVVASLWVMRDWNRLLATKPAAGR, from the coding sequence TTGAGCCCAATTCCAACCCTGCCATTGCTGACAGCGCCCCTTGATGTGGCGGCGGCTCCAGCACCGCTGCGGCGGCGGGTGCTCCTGGCCTACGGGATCGGCGATGCGGGCACTGGCATGGCAGCGGCGCTCGTGGGGTTCTACCTCTTCGTGTTTTACACAGCCGTTGCCGGCCTGCCCCCCTGGCTGGCTGGCACGGTGCTCATGGTGGTGCGTCTCTGGGATGTGTTCAGCGATCAGCTGATCGGCTGGCTCGGAGACCGCACCCGCAGCCGGATGGGGCCCCGCATCCCCTGGATGCTGGCCAGCGCCCTGCCCCTGGGGATTTCGATGGCCCTGATGTGGTGGGTTCCACCATTCCCGGATCCCTGGCGCTTCCTCTGGTTTGTGTTGATCGCCAGCCTGTTTCAGGCCTCCTATTCCGGTGTGAATCTGCCCTATTCGGCCCTGGCCACCGAGCTCAGCACCGACGTGAATCTGCGCACGAGGCTCAACAGCGCCCGCTTCACCGGGTCCGTGTTGGCCTCCCTGGTGGGCCTGCTTCTGGGCGCCGCCCTGAGCCACAAGGGCGCTGCGGGGTACTGGAGCATCGGCCTGGCCGCGGGAGCGATTCTGATTGTGGGCAGCCTGCTCAGTGCCTTCGGACTGGCTCCGGCAGCGGCCCGATGTCAGCGTCCGAGCCAGGAGCATCGCCCGCTGCTGCCCCAGTTACGCAGCCTGAGCCACAACGGATTCTTCCTGCGGGTGGTGTCGCTCTATCTCCTGGTGTGGGGCGCTCTGCAGCTGATGCAGCCCGTGGCGATCATCTTTCTCTCCGATGGCCTGCACCTGCCCCACAGCTGGAGCACCTCCCTGCTGATTCCCTTCCAGATCAGTGCGATGGTGGGGATCTGGATCTGGAATCAGGTGGCAGCGCAGCGCAGTCGCTTGCTCGCACTGCAGATCGGGGGATCCGCCTGGGTGATCCTGTGTCTGATCACCATGCTGCTGCCCGCTCTGCCCCAGGGGCAGACTCCTCTGGCGCCGGCCAATCGCACCGACCTGGCCCTCTTGCTGGTCAGCCTGGTGGGGCTTGGCATCAGTGCCGCCACCGCCTATCTGCTGCCCTGGGCTTTTCTCCCCGATGCAGTGGATGCGGAAACGGAGCATCCGGCTGGCCTGATCACGGCCTTCATGGTGCAGATTCAGAAACTCGGCAGTGCCCTGTCGGTGTTCGCCCTCGGGCTGCTGTTGAGCTGGAGCGGCTACAACCCCGCCCTCAACGACAACCAACCCGCAAGCGCCCTGGTGATGATCCGTCTGTGCATGGGGCTGATCCCCGCGCTGCTGGTAGTCGCCAGCCTCTGGGTCATGCGGGACTGGAACCGGTTGTTGGCGACAAAGCCAGCAGCTGGGCGCTGA
- the accD gene encoding acetyl-CoA carboxylase, carboxyltransferase subunit beta — MSLFDWFADRRKGQSVNKVAQEPEEGDGLWSKCPECSQVVYRKDLLANASVCSNCGHHHRIDSSERIAVIVDPGSFVPLDTDLEPTDPLGFKDRRAYAERLREMQAKTGLKDAVVTGLCRVEHHRMALAVMDFRFMGGSMGSVVGEKITRLVERATEERLPLLIVCASGGARMQEGMLSLMQMAKISGALERHRDAGLLYMPLLTHPTTGGVTASFAMLGDLILAEPKALIGFAGRRVIEQTLREKLPDNFQTAEYLQEHGFVDTIVPRTQLRSTLARLLRLHGSRPLEAVG, encoded by the coding sequence GTGTCACTGTTCGACTGGTTTGCTGATCGCCGCAAGGGTCAATCGGTGAACAAGGTGGCCCAGGAACCGGAAGAGGGCGATGGCCTCTGGAGCAAATGCCCGGAATGCTCTCAGGTGGTGTATCGCAAAGATCTGCTGGCCAATGCCAGCGTGTGTAGCAACTGCGGTCATCACCACCGCATCGACAGCAGTGAGCGGATCGCCGTGATCGTCGATCCCGGCAGTTTCGTTCCTCTTGACACCGACCTGGAACCCACCGATCCCCTGGGATTCAAGGATCGTCGCGCCTACGCCGAACGCCTGCGGGAGATGCAGGCGAAAACAGGCCTGAAAGACGCCGTGGTGACCGGGCTCTGCCGTGTCGAGCACCATCGCATGGCCCTGGCGGTGATGGATTTCCGCTTCATGGGCGGCTCGATGGGCTCGGTGGTGGGAGAGAAGATCACCCGCCTGGTGGAACGGGCCACCGAGGAGCGCCTGCCACTACTGATCGTGTGCGCCTCAGGGGGGGCGCGCATGCAGGAGGGGATGCTGAGCTTGATGCAGATGGCGAAGATCTCCGGGGCGCTGGAGCGCCATCGCGACGCGGGCCTGCTCTACATGCCCCTGCTCACCCACCCCACCACCGGAGGTGTGACCGCCAGCTTCGCCATGCTCGGAGACCTGATCCTTGCCGAACCGAAAGCCTTGATCGGCTTCGCCGGACGGCGCGTGATCGAACAGACCCTGAGGGAGAAACTGCCCGACAATTTCCAGACTGCTGAGTATCTGCAGGAGCACGGATTCGTCGACACGATCGTGCCCCGCACCCAGCTGCGCTCCACCCTGGCCCGACTGCTGCGGCTGCACGGCAGCCGTCCGCTGGAGGCCGTGGGTTGA
- a CDS encoding A24 family peptidase codes for MAAFLALMPPLAPVLILFGACVGSFLNVVVWRLPRRESLIWPGSHCPNCGHAVRWHDNIPLLGWLLLRGRCRDCAWPIPARYPATEVLCGGLWLTAAWAHGSALHLIAGLVLVSLLLTLSLIDCDHLWLPEPLCRSGVILGLVATVALTTPERWLDHLLAAAAALLVMEGLSALAERLLGQPALGLGDAKLAALGGAWLGLAGITAAMALAVCSGAILGLLGRISGRLGPRQPFPFGPFIALGIWLVWLTGPLWWWQSWMRLIGAS; via the coding sequence ATGGCCGCCTTCCTTGCCCTGATGCCGCCCCTCGCCCCGGTGCTGATCCTTTTCGGGGCCTGCGTGGGCAGTTTTCTCAATGTGGTGGTCTGGCGGCTTCCCCGCCGCGAATCGCTGATCTGGCCCGGTAGCCATTGCCCCAACTGCGGCCACGCCGTGCGCTGGCACGACAACATCCCGCTGCTCGGATGGCTGCTGCTGAGGGGCCGCTGCCGCGACTGCGCCTGGCCGATCCCTGCGCGTTACCCCGCCACCGAAGTGCTCTGTGGCGGGCTCTGGCTCACGGCGGCATGGGCCCACGGATCAGCCCTCCATCTGATCGCCGGCCTCGTGCTGGTCAGCCTGCTCCTCACCCTGAGCCTGATCGACTGCGACCATCTCTGGTTACCCGAACCGCTCTGCCGCAGCGGCGTGATCCTGGGGTTGGTGGCCACAGTTGCCCTCACAACGCCGGAACGCTGGCTCGATCACCTGCTGGCGGCGGCGGCCGCACTGCTGGTAATGGAGGGACTGAGCGCTCTGGCGGAGCGACTTCTCGGGCAACCGGCCCTCGGGCTCGGGGATGCCAAACTCGCCGCCCTCGGGGGTGCCTGGCTCGGCCTGGCCGGAATCACCGCCGCCATGGCCCTGGCGGTGTGCAGCGGCGCGATCCTCGGCCTCCTGGGCCGGATCAGCGGGCGCCTCGGCCCCCGGCAACCGTTTCCCTTTGGTCCGTTCATCGCTCTTGGCATCTGGTTGGTGTGGCTCACCGGGCCCCTGTGGTGGTGGCAGAGCTGGATGCGACTGATCGGGGCGAGCTGA
- the cobW gene encoding cobalamin biosynthesis protein CobW — MARLPVTVITGFLGAGKTTLLRHLLAQSGQRLAVMVNEFGTVGLDGDLIRSCGFCPEDELDGRLVELNNGCLCCTVQDDFLPTMNTLLERADRLDGIVVETSGLALPRPLLQALAWPEVRSRVVVNGVVTVVDGEALVAGSPVGDPKALEQQRLEDPSLDHLSSIDELFEDQLQAADQVLISRADRLDSSALAALQAQLQERVRPGTGLLAMERGQVDPRIVLGLNTASAAEPTPTGDHHDSHHQDSHHHDGHHDHDHHDHSHVEVVGGSVRLEVPLTRQQLEHSLPAFVQAHRVIRLKGRMWLEGKSLPLQLQMVGPRLDSWFEAAPEQAWRPATGVGVDLVLIGFDPAAADQLSAQLLALSPTTGSSPA; from the coding sequence ATGGCCAGGCTTCCCGTCACCGTGATCACCGGCTTCCTAGGGGCCGGCAAAACCACCCTGCTGCGCCATCTGCTCGCCCAAAGCGGTCAGCGCCTGGCGGTGATGGTCAATGAATTCGGCACTGTGGGGCTGGATGGGGATCTCATCCGCAGTTGCGGCTTCTGCCCGGAGGATGAGCTCGATGGGCGACTGGTGGAGTTGAACAACGGTTGCCTCTGCTGCACGGTTCAGGACGACTTCTTGCCCACGATGAACACCCTGCTGGAGCGTGCTGACCGCCTCGATGGGATCGTCGTTGAAACGAGTGGGTTGGCGCTTCCCCGTCCGCTGCTTCAGGCCTTGGCCTGGCCGGAGGTGCGCTCCCGGGTGGTGGTGAACGGTGTGGTCACGGTGGTGGATGGGGAGGCCCTGGTTGCCGGGAGTCCGGTGGGTGATCCGAAAGCCCTGGAGCAGCAGCGCCTAGAGGATCCCAGCCTCGATCACCTCAGCTCGATCGACGAGCTGTTTGAGGATCAGTTGCAGGCGGCCGATCAGGTGTTAATCAGTCGTGCCGACCGGCTGGATTCTTCGGCTTTGGCCGCACTCCAGGCCCAGTTGCAAGAGCGGGTGCGTCCTGGCACGGGCCTGTTGGCGATGGAGCGGGGGCAGGTGGATCCAAGGATTGTGTTGGGCCTCAACACGGCCTCGGCCGCCGAGCCCACGCCAACGGGCGATCATCACGACAGCCATCACCAGGACAGCCATCACCACGACGGCCATCACGATCACGACCATCACGACCACAGCCATGTGGAGGTGGTTGGCGGCAGTGTGCGCCTTGAGGTGCCACTGACGCGGCAGCAACTGGAGCACAGCCTGCCTGCCTTTGTGCAGGCGCATCGGGTGATTCGCCTGAAAGGGCGCATGTGGCTGGAAGGCAAAAGCCTGCCCCTCCAGCTCCAAATGGTGGGCCCCAGGCTCGACAGCTGGTTTGAAGCCGCACCCGAGCAGGCCTGGCGTCCGGCCACTGGTGTGGGTGTGGATCTGGTGCTGATCGGATTCGATCCGGCGGCAGCGGATCAGCTCAGCGCCCAGCTGCTGGCTTTGTCGCCAACAACCGGTTCCAGTCCCGCATGA
- a CDS encoding Gfo/Idh/MocA family protein: MPLSASNSPSNVPAQIGVAIAGLGFGEAVHLPALHSLTDAQPVALWHPRAERLDQACAQHGLKGYHHWDALLADPAVEAIVIATPPQARFDLARRALEAGKHLLLEKPVALEADQVADLQRLAIRQGCSVAVDFEYRAVPLFMQAERLLAAGAIGTPWLVKLDWLMSSRANPERPWTWYSSAEQGGGVIGALGTHAFDMLAWLVGEIDQLQALQHTAIAARPLPGGGQAAVDAEDVALIQARLLSHGGTGPVPAQVSLASVARNGRGCWLEIYGSEGSLVLGSDNQKDYVHGFGLWLAQNGEAPRSLQADADLRFATTWSDGRVAPVARIQQWWIDSIRSGRPMLPGLSEGLRSQQACDRCRLTPWDKPGTTRNRSNEIR; this comes from the coding sequence ATGCCTCTCTCTGCCTCGAATTCTCCCTCAAACGTCCCAGCGCAGATCGGCGTCGCCATCGCTGGCCTCGGCTTCGGCGAAGCTGTGCATCTCCCAGCACTGCACAGCCTGACCGATGCCCAGCCTGTGGCGCTCTGGCATCCCCGCGCCGAACGGCTCGATCAGGCCTGCGCCCAGCATGGGCTGAAGGGGTACCACCACTGGGATGCCCTCCTGGCCGATCCGGCCGTTGAGGCCATCGTGATCGCCACCCCACCGCAGGCACGGTTCGATCTCGCTCGCCGCGCCCTTGAGGCGGGCAAACACCTGCTGCTGGAAAAACCGGTCGCCCTCGAGGCTGACCAGGTGGCCGATCTGCAGCGACTCGCGATCCGGCAGGGCTGCAGCGTGGCGGTGGATTTTGAATATCGGGCCGTGCCGCTGTTCATGCAGGCGGAACGCCTCCTGGCGGCGGGGGCGATTGGCACCCCCTGGCTGGTGAAACTGGATTGGCTGATGAGCAGCCGCGCCAACCCCGAACGGCCCTGGACCTGGTATTCGTCAGCCGAGCAGGGGGGCGGTGTCATCGGCGCCCTGGGCACCCATGCCTTCGACATGCTCGCCTGGTTGGTGGGGGAGATCGATCAACTCCAGGCGTTGCAGCACACGGCCATCGCGGCACGCCCCCTGCCCGGTGGCGGCCAGGCCGCGGTTGATGCGGAGGATGTGGCCCTGATCCAGGCCCGCCTGCTCAGCCATGGAGGCACTGGGCCTGTGCCCGCCCAGGTGAGCCTCGCGTCTGTGGCGCGCAACGGGCGCGGCTGTTGGCTGGAGATCTATGGCTCCGAAGGAAGCCTGGTGCTGGGCAGCGACAATCAAAAGGATTATGTGCACGGGTTCGGACTCTGGCTGGCCCAGAACGGGGAGGCGCCCCGCAGCCTTCAGGCGGATGCAGATCTGCGCTTCGCCACCACCTGGAGCGACGGGCGGGTGGCTCCCGTGGCGCGCATCCAGCAGTGGTGGATCGACAGCATCCGCTCCGGCCGCCCCATGCTGCCGGGGCTGAGCGAAGGGCTACGCAGCCAGCAGGCCTGTGACCGCTGCAGACTGACGCCTTGGGACAAGCCCGGAACAACACGGAATCGGTCGAATGAGATCCGGTAG